The following is a genomic window from Nicotiana tabacum cultivar K326 chromosome 3, ASM71507v2, whole genome shotgun sequence.
GAAAAATGTTAAATCTTCCCTATTCTTTCTTATTCTCTGGGGGTGGTGGAGGTGTACTACAGGGTACAACTTGTGAAGCTATGTTGTGCAATATAGTGGCAGCTAGAGATCAAATGCTGAGGAAAATTGGTAGAGAGAATTTTGGCAAGTTGGTGGTCTATACATCTGATCAGACACATTTTTCTCTCAAGAAGGCTGCCCATATAGCTGGGATAGACCCCGAGAATTTTCGAGTTATCCCAACAACAAAGGCTAATGAGTATGTCCTGTGCCCAAAATCGTTACGTTTAGCAATCTTGAAAGACACTAAAGAAGGAATGGTACCCTTATTCCTGTGCGCGACAATTGGGACAACTTCAACAACTTCTGTTGATCCATTGCGTTCGCTTTGTGAAATTGCTAAGGAATATGGGATTTGGGTGCATGTGGATGCAGCCTATGCTGGAAGCGCTTGCATTTGCCCTGAATTTCAACACTTCCTTGATGGTATTGAAAATGCAAACTCTTTCAGTCTCAATGCACATAAATGGTTCTTTTCCACTTTGGATTGTTGCTGCCTTTGGGTGAAGGATCCAAGTGCACTTACAAAAGCGTTATCGACTAATCCTGAATGCTTAAGAAACAAAGCCACAGAGTTAAATCAAGTGATTGATTACAAGGACTGGCAAATTTCATTGAGCAGGAGATTTAGGGCTTTGAAACTGTGGCTAGTTTTGAGAAATTATGGAGTAACTAGTTTGAGAAATTTGATAAGAAGTCATGTGAACATGGCTAAGCATTTTGAAGGGCTTATAGCTATGGACAAAAGGTTTGAAATATTTG
Proteins encoded in this region:
- the LOC107824118 gene encoding phenylacetaldehyde synthase-like; amino-acid sequence: MGTLNINPELDDQIFNTINPLDPEEFRKQGHMIVNFVADYYQNIEKYPVCSQVNPGYLQKLVPNSAPDNPEPLEKILQDVKRDIIPGITHWQSPNFFAYFPSSGSTAGFLGEMLSVGFNVVGFNWISSPAATELESIVMDWFGKMLNLPYSFLFSGGGGGVLQGTTCEAMLCNIVAARDQMLRKIGRENFGKLVVYTSDQTHFSLKKAAHIAGIDPENFRVIPTTKANEYVLCPKSLRLAILKDTKEGMVPLFLCATIGTTSTTSVDPLRSLCEIAKEYGIWVHVDAAYAGSACICPEFQHFLDGIENANSFSLNAHKWFFSTLDCCCLWVKDPSALTKALSTNPECLRNKATELNQVIDYKDWQISLSRRFRALKLWLVLRNYGVTSLRNLIRSHVNMAKHFEGLIAMDKRFEIFVPRKFAVVCFRISPSVISRVSTTFDEEQVNKFNTKLVESINSSGKLYLTHGVVGGIYIIRFAIGASLTDYRHVDMAWKVIQDHANVLLIPGSF